One Gloeothece verrucosa PCC 7822 DNA window includes the following coding sequences:
- a CDS encoding glycosyltransferase family 4 protein, translated as MDKKLLVNLSFLLSQPTGLATYASNLFPYLQPLEPILLTANAIDNFNCFLVPPNLTQAQGTKGNVQRLWWTQFQVPNIYRQLNSSLLFSPVPEAPIYTNCRFVVTVHDLIPLRFPKRFSALTLYCRYYLPRVLAQAEHIICDSMATKKDLQAFFGIPDSKITPVLLAYNKTHFRPLPNEIKRPQIPYFFYIGRHDPYKNLHRLISAFAALPHCQNYQLWIAGSSDPRFTPLLKTQVDELGLSQQVIFLDYLPYEKLPLILNQALALVFPSLWEGFGLPVLEAMGCGTPVITSNLSSLPEVAGDAALLVNPYNIEEITAAMQAIGTDEPLRTRLSQQGLQQASQFSWEKTASSTIEVLSGYW; from the coding sequence ATGGATAAAAAATTATTGGTTAATTTGTCTTTTCTTTTATCTCAGCCTACGGGTTTAGCGACTTATGCGTCGAATCTTTTTCCTTATTTACAGCCGCTAGAACCTATTTTATTGACAGCTAATGCTATTGATAATTTTAACTGTTTTCTGGTGCCTCCCAATCTCACTCAAGCACAAGGGACAAAAGGAAATGTTCAGCGTTTATGGTGGACTCAGTTTCAAGTTCCTAATATTTATCGTCAATTGAATAGTTCTCTTTTATTTTCGCCGGTTCCTGAAGCCCCTATTTATACTAATTGCCGCTTTGTGGTGACGGTACATGATTTAATTCCTTTACGCTTTCCTAAACGGTTTTCGGCTTTAACCCTGTATTGTCGTTATTATCTTCCCCGAGTTTTGGCTCAAGCTGAACATATTATTTGTGATTCGATGGCCACAAAAAAAGACTTACAAGCGTTTTTTGGCATTCCGGACTCAAAAATTACCCCTGTGCTTTTGGCCTACAATAAAACTCATTTTCGCCCCCTTCCCAACGAGATTAAACGGCCTCAAATTCCTTATTTTTTCTATATTGGCCGTCATGATCCCTATAAAAATTTACATCGTCTCATTAGCGCCTTTGCCGCACTTCCTCACTGTCAAAACTATCAACTTTGGATCGCTGGATCTTCCGATCCTCGATTTACCCCTCTTCTCAAAACTCAGGTGGATGAATTAGGATTATCTCAACAAGTTATTTTTCTCGATTATCTCCCTTATGAGAAATTGCCCTTAATCCTCAATCAAGCTTTAGCCTTAGTCTTTCCCTCTCTCTGGGAAGGGTTTGGACTACCCGTCTTAGAGGCGATGGGATGCGGAACCCCTGTCATTACCTCTAATCTTTCCTCCTTACCCGAAGTGGCCGGCGATGCGGCATTATTAGTTAATCCCTATAATATCGAAGAAATAACCGCAGCAATGCAAGCGATCGGTACTGATGAACCCCTCAGAACCCGGCTGAGTCAACAAGGGTTACAACAAGCGAGTCAATTTAGTTGGGAAAAAACCGCCTCTAGCACAATTGAAGTGTTAAGCGGCTACTGGTAA
- a CDS encoding glycosyltransferase family 2 protein, whose translation MLKSQPPCFYFLIVNYYCTPLISRLMASLRENQVNDFSIVIVNNSPDDEQIRTLKSENIYLLEAKKNLGFGKACNLGLNWIYAENKEAIVWLINPDAYLLPDSLPKASQFFVNHPEISLLGTEVYEPSGKIWFGWGKFSVKTGEIVVVEESLDYQDKPYLSAQWVTGCSLLINLKQFQESPYFDTDYFLYYEDFDFCQRYAKGGHLIAITNQIKVIHEASSITLKYGYLRLIHNIYSYLLSLEKHTNPLLLWGRFIRMIFMSLVILPLKPKFALAKLQGIFLYCQRFINLSFIDKQTHVKNFN comes from the coding sequence ATGCTCAAAAGTCAACCCCCTTGTTTTTATTTTCTAATAGTCAACTATTATTGTACTCCTCTCATCAGTCGTTTAATGGCTTCTCTGAGAGAAAATCAAGTGAATGATTTCTCTATTGTGATTGTCAACAATTCACCTGATGATGAGCAAATTAGAACCCTGAAAAGTGAAAACATTTATCTTTTAGAAGCGAAAAAGAATTTGGGCTTTGGAAAAGCTTGTAATTTAGGATTAAACTGGATTTATGCAGAAAACAAAGAAGCCATTGTTTGGTTAATTAATCCGGATGCCTATTTGCTTCCTGATTCTCTCCCTAAAGCTAGTCAATTCTTTGTCAATCACCCGGAAATTTCCCTCCTGGGGACAGAAGTTTATGAACCATCAGGTAAAATTTGGTTTGGTTGGGGTAAATTTAGCGTCAAAACCGGTGAAATTGTTGTGGTAGAGGAATCTTTAGATTATCAGGATAAACCCTATTTATCAGCCCAGTGGGTAACGGGTTGTAGTCTTTTGATTAATTTAAAACAATTTCAAGAAAGTCCCTATTTTGATACCGATTATTTTCTTTATTATGAAGATTTTGATTTTTGTCAGCGTTATGCTAAAGGAGGCCATTTAATCGCCATCACCAATCAAATTAAAGTGATTCATGAAGCATCTTCTATTACGCTAAAATATGGATATCTCAGACTGATTCATAACATTTATAGTTATTTGCTCAGTTTAGAAAAACATACAAACCCCTTGCTTCTTTGGGGGAGATTTATCCGCATGATTTTCATGTCACTGGTTATCCTTCCTTTAAAACCGAAGTTTGCCTTAGCTAAACTTCAAGGAATTTTCTTGTATTGTCAACGATTCATCAACTTATCATTCATTGATAAGCAAACTCATGTTAAAAATTTTAATTGA
- a CDS encoding HhoA/HhoB/HtrA family serine endopeptidase, with the protein MTNTIDIHDSNFKPKPKPSPWKRALTYGSLVILGAGMGIGGSYVFSSPSLLARTTDNPTQSQPSINSSTPSPQIAVPINFVTQVVQEVGPAVVRIDSSRTVTTQTPQVFNDPFFRQFFGSDQPEIPNKQVQRGTGSGFIISSRGEIITNAHVVDGTDKVNVILKDGRTLIGKVLGSDPITDIAVVKVEADNLPTVKLADSDHLQVGEWAIAIGNPLGLDNTVTTGIVSATGRSSALIGAGDKRVQFIQTDAAINPGNSGGPLLDAQGNVIGVNTAIIQNAQGIGFAIPINKAQQIAHQLIANGKVNHAYLGIQMAQVTPDLKEQLQETKGWKISENQGIVIVGVVPNSPAQRSGLKEGDVITAIDGKSVNDPSQVQEEVENSRVGNNIPLQINREGKTVKLSVQVGVLPQQAS; encoded by the coding sequence ATGACAAATACTATCGACATCCATGACTCCAATTTTAAACCAAAACCAAAACCCTCTCCTTGGAAACGCGCCTTAACTTATGGTTCCCTGGTTATATTGGGCGCAGGAATGGGAATCGGTGGATCTTATGTATTTAGTAGTCCTTCTCTTCTAGCACGGACTACTGATAACCCTACCCAGTCACAACCATCAATCAATTCATCAACTCCATCTCCTCAAATTGCCGTTCCTATCAATTTTGTTACCCAGGTGGTTCAAGAAGTCGGTCCGGCAGTAGTACGTATAGACTCATCTCGCACGGTGACGACCCAAACCCCACAGGTATTTAATGACCCTTTTTTCCGTCAATTCTTCGGTTCTGATCAGCCCGAAATCCCTAATAAACAAGTACAACGGGGAACCGGTTCAGGTTTTATTATCAGTTCAAGAGGGGAAATTATCACCAATGCTCATGTGGTAGATGGCACTGATAAAGTCAATGTTATTCTTAAAGATGGACGTACCTTAATCGGCAAAGTCTTAGGGAGTGATCCCATCACCGATATTGCTGTGGTTAAAGTAGAGGCCGATAATCTCCCCACTGTTAAACTCGCTGACTCAGATCATCTACAAGTGGGCGAATGGGCCATCGCTATTGGTAATCCTTTAGGATTAGATAATACTGTTACCACAGGAATTGTCAGCGCCACAGGAAGAAGTAGCGCGTTAATTGGGGCAGGCGATAAACGGGTACAATTTATTCAAACCGATGCCGCCATTAATCCGGGTAACTCTGGTGGGCCTTTATTAGATGCTCAAGGCAATGTGATCGGTGTCAATACCGCTATTATTCAAAATGCTCAGGGAATTGGCTTTGCGATCCCCATCAATAAAGCGCAACAAATCGCCCACCAATTAATTGCTAATGGCAAAGTCAACCATGCTTATCTCGGAATTCAAATGGCTCAAGTAACTCCCGATCTTAAGGAGCAATTGCAAGAAACTAAAGGCTGGAAAATTTCCGAAAATCAGGGAATTGTCATTGTCGGTGTGGTTCCTAACTCTCCCGCGCAACGCTCCGGATTAAAAGAAGGAGATGTGATCACCGCCATTGATGGAAAATCGGTTAATGATCCCTCTCAAGTGCAAGAAGAGGTGGAAAATTCCCGAGTCGGCAATAATATCCCCTTACAAATTAATCGAGAGGGTAAAACCGTTAAACTCAGCGTCCAAGTCGGAGTTTTACCTCAGCAAGCTTCTTAG
- a CDS encoding glycosyltransferase family 4 protein, with product MLKILIDGTALRPKPSGIGLYVYHLINGLQQLQKDENFHLSVSYQPSVKNWLKRNLSVPEKLQKYANIYCLPIPVTLSNFLAKYPNPSLAYFEKYFGSPDIVHGPDHVVYPCRNSLKVMTITDLTFIKYPQLVNSIVRTYTGRVKQCLKWTDLVITISESSKNDLINYLGVKPDKIYVTPLASRYSSEDFLTEKAPSSSKPYLLFVSTIEPRKNINTLIFAFNILKLHYKIDHRLVLIGQKGWKYQPIFEAIANSPWKQDIEHLDYLSDEKVAEFYRHADVFVYPSIYEGFGLPVLEAMTLGTPVVTSNTSSLPEVAGDATLLINPDDAQELAEAIYQVITDSQLRQDLIEKGKKRAKLFSWENTARETLKAYRSLL from the coding sequence ATGTTAAAAATTTTAATTGATGGCACAGCTTTAAGACCCAAACCCAGTGGAATAGGCCTTTATGTTTATCATTTAATTAATGGTCTTCAACAGTTGCAAAAAGATGAAAATTTTCACTTGTCAGTTTCTTATCAGCCTTCGGTCAAAAATTGGCTAAAAAGAAATTTATCGGTTCCCGAAAAACTGCAAAAATATGCCAATATTTATTGTTTACCTATTCCCGTAACCCTTTCTAATTTTTTAGCCAAATATCCTAATCCAAGTTTAGCCTATTTTGAAAAATATTTTGGGTCGCCTGATATTGTTCATGGCCCCGATCATGTGGTTTATCCCTGTCGTAATAGTTTAAAAGTGATGACTATTACCGATCTGACTTTTATTAAATATCCTCAATTGGTTAACTCAATTGTTAGAACTTACACGGGGCGAGTTAAACAATGTTTAAAATGGACGGATTTAGTGATTACCATTTCCGAAAGTTCTAAAAATGATCTCATTAATTATTTAGGCGTTAAGCCAGATAAAATTTATGTAACTCCCTTGGCGAGCCGCTATTCATCCGAAGATTTTTTAACAGAAAAAGCACCCTCGTCTTCAAAACCTTATCTCCTTTTTGTCAGCACGATCGAACCGAGAAAAAATATTAATACTTTAATTTTTGCCTTTAATATACTCAAACTCCATTATAAAATTGACCATCGTTTAGTGCTGATCGGACAAAAAGGTTGGAAATATCAACCGATATTTGAAGCCATCGCCAATTCTCCTTGGAAACAGGATATTGAACATTTAGATTATTTATCAGATGAAAAAGTGGCCGAATTCTATCGCCATGCCGATGTTTTTGTTTATCCTTCTATTTATGAAGGTTTTGGTCTTCCCGTTTTGGAAGCGATGACCTTGGGAACACCAGTAGTCACCTCTAATACCTCTTCTCTACCTGAAGTGGCCGGAGATGCTACCCTTTTGATCAACCCTGATGATGCTCAGGAATTAGCTGAGGCAATTTATCAGGTTATTACTGATTCTCAGTTGCGTCAAGATTTAATTGAGAAAGGAAAAAAAAGAGCAAAATTATTTTCTTGGGAGAATACCGCTAGAGAAACACTTAAGGCTTACCGGAGTTTGTTATGA
- a CDS encoding glycosyltransferase family 2 protein yields the protein MLDHLQKINQVALNNYRIAVLLPCRNEGLTIARVVSEFKKALPQAEIYVYNNRSTDDTVEQAQSSGAIVCHEYLPGKGNVVRRMFADIDADIYVLADGDNTYEVGAVKRLIERLLTEQLDMVVGARRVAGNTPQAYRPGHKMGNRFLTGFVQFLFGARLVDMLSGYRVFSRRFVKSFPALSNGFEIETELTIHALELKIPFAEEPTIYGSRPPGSESKLRTFTDGWRVLGTALLLFKEIRPFLFFSLVSLFLGCVSIALAIPIFINYLETGLVPRFPTAILSASIMLLAFLSLTCGLILDSVARGRREVKRMAYLSYSLPQLVGQSLRLKE from the coding sequence ATGCTAGATCATTTACAGAAAATAAATCAAGTTGCACTAAATAATTATAGAATCGCTGTCCTCTTGCCTTGTCGAAATGAAGGATTAACCATTGCTCGAGTAGTTTCTGAGTTTAAAAAAGCCCTTCCTCAAGCAGAAATATATGTTTATAATAACCGCTCAACCGATGATACTGTAGAGCAAGCTCAGTCTTCAGGCGCGATTGTTTGTCATGAATATCTACCTGGAAAAGGCAATGTGGTTAGGCGAATGTTTGCCGATATTGACGCTGATATTTATGTTCTTGCCGATGGCGATAATACCTATGAAGTCGGTGCAGTCAAACGGCTGATAGAAAGATTATTAACCGAACAATTAGATATGGTAGTGGGGGCGCGTCGTGTGGCAGGAAATACCCCCCAAGCTTACCGTCCTGGTCACAAAATGGGCAATCGTTTCTTGACTGGTTTTGTGCAATTTTTATTTGGTGCTAGACTGGTAGATATGCTCTCGGGCTATCGAGTTTTTTCTCGTCGTTTTGTTAAATCATTTCCGGCCTTATCCAATGGCTTTGAAATAGAAACTGAGTTAACAATACACGCTCTAGAGTTAAAAATTCCTTTTGCCGAAGAACCTACTATTTATGGTTCTCGTCCTCCAGGTTCAGAAAGTAAGCTGAGAACCTTTACCGATGGTTGGCGAGTCTTGGGAACCGCTTTATTATTATTTAAAGAAATTCGTCCCTTTCTCTTTTTTAGCTTAGTATCTTTGTTTCTGGGTTGTGTTTCCATCGCTTTAGCGATACCAATTTTTATTAATTATTTAGAAACGGGTTTAGTACCGAGATTTCCCACAGCAATTCTTTCAGCTTCTATTATGTTATTAGCCTTTTTAAGTCTTACCTGTGGATTGATTTTAGATTCAGTGGCTAGGGGAAGACGAGAAGTTAAGCGCATGGCCTATCTTTCTTATTCTCTGCCTCAATTAGTCGGTCAATCTTTGCGGCTCAAGGAATAA